CCTGTCTGAATTACGGCATTAATGTACAGATTATAGTAGGAAAAAGAAGCCGGGAATGCTGTAGCAGCCGCACCTGTGTCGTCTGTGAATGTTGTCGCAGCAATCGAAAAGGTATCCCCCGTGCCTGTACCCGCCCCTGCTGTGCCTGTGAATCTTCTACTCGCAATAAAAGGTTTAACGATTGGCATGATGGTAGTTCACCTCCGTTCCGTATTAGTAAATTCAAGACTTTGACGAGTTGCTCGTGCGCTTGACACCGTAGATTCCACCATTTTTACGGATCCATGATGACGGAGAAGTGAATGATTTCGAGAATGATGGAGGTTCCTGCGTAGATCGTTCCTCCCATCGCGTTCAGTGTTAAAGCATTGGCACTGATTCGGCTCAAGCTAGATTTTTGCAAGATTCCGTTCAGGAAGAGGCTGCTGTAACTGCTCGGACCAAGCGTGACAAATTCAGTTACGGGTTGTCCCTGATCGTTTGTAAATTGTGTTGCCGGGATGGTAACGGGGCTGTTCAATTGAATATCAGTAGGGGACAGATAAAAATAGCGGTTCACTTCCGGCAGCACGGTTAGGGTGCCGACAGATCCGCCAGGTCCTGCAGGCCCCGGAGGCCCTTGAGGCCCCGAAGACCCCGAAGGCCCCTGCAAACCCTGAGGCCCCGGCTTGCCAGGTGGTCCAGCTGGTCCGGGCGGGGCATTCACGATGATTTTCGGAGGACAGGAGAAGTATACGGTTTTTATCGCGCCTTTCTTTGTGCGAGGACATCGAAGCACGGTTCTCTTCCTGTTTTTATGACGAGGCCGCTTTGAACGTCGACATCGCATCCAAACACCTCCCGATTCCATTGCTTACGTTATGCTACGTTAATGAACGGCAGGAGGCTTTCGACGGCCAGCGACAGACAAGCGGTCGCACGAAAAATAGGCCAATGAAAGACGATGGAGATGCATGGGCGGATGGGATGACTGGACAGGGGATAGGGGAAGGGAGAAACTGGCGATGCTCAGCGGGAAGACGGGAGTCCTTAGGTGTCATTTATGAAACGTGTACAATTGATTTTTCCCTCAGAACCTTAATCCAACAGTTGAATTCTCATCCGTTTTTTCGTGGCACCTTTATTTTGAATTTTTACAATGGAAAAATCGCCAATTTCAGATGTGTTGTTTACATGAGTTCCGCCGCAAGCCTGCTCATCTATCTGATCAATTTCGACGACGCGTATTTCAGTTAGGGAAGCAGGGAGTATGTTCAGATACGTTTTAAGGATGCCTGCATTTTGCTCTGCTTCTCTTCTGCTCATTGTTTTTGTGCGGACCTGTTGAGGCTGTATGAATGCCTCCTTCAGCGATTTTTCTATATGTTCAAACGGGATGACGGATACTATTTCGGGAGAAAAGGCCAATTCTAATCTCGCGTGGTCCGCCTCGATTTGACTGCTGGTCGCTAAAGCGCCGTACTGTTGATAGAAATATCCTGAAATCATATGCAATAATGTGTGATACTTCATATTCTGATATCGCCAAGGCCAGTCAATCTCCATACGGACTTCTTGTTGGGTGCACTGCAATTGACGGTTTAATTCATGGACAATCTGGCCGTCTATTTTTTTTGCGTTTACTACTTCATAGATCTCCCCAAATTGCTTAATGATGCCACGATCA
This sequence is a window from Brevibacillus composti. Protein-coding genes within it:
- a CDS encoding DUF4183 domain-containing protein, encoding MLPEVNRYFYLSPTDIQLNSPVTIPATQFTNDQGQPVTEFVTLGPSSYSSLFLNGILQKSSLSRISANALTLNAMGGTIYAGTSIILEIIHFSVIMDP
- a CDS encoding alanyl-tRNA editing protein, with product MTTIELYAENSYRKECTANILSIQERFVVCNQTVFYPGGGGQPCDRGIIKQFGEIYEVVNAKKIDGQIVHELNRQLQCTQQEVRMEIDWPWRYQNMKYHTLLHMISGYFYQQYGALATSSQIEADHARLELAFSPEIVSVIPFEHIEKSLKEAFIQPQQVRTKTMSRREAEQNAGILKTYLNILPASLTEIRVVEIDQIDEQACGGTHVNNTSEIGDFSIVKIQNKGATKKRMRIQLLD